In Campylobacter porcelli, the sequence AATTTTTGTAATATATCATTTTCGCTATATCTTTTTACATCTATTAAATTTAAAATAGTAGCTATACTTGCTGCACCGCAAGACTCTTCATAATTTTGTCTTACAACATTTTTATTTCTTATCTCATAATATGATGAGACAATAAATTGAGAGTTTAATTGCTGAATTAGCAATAATAATAATATTAAAATTTTTGCCATATATTTAAGCTAAATATATTATCTGGTGCAGCACTTGAACCGCCAAAACTAGCGCTTATAGATAATGCGGTATCGTTGTCTACGCTATATGTAGAGCCTACACTATATGTTGGAATTGATCGTATATTTGTAGTTTTTTTGTTATTTATTTTATTGGCTGACTGAAATCTTTGTTCTATTCCCATATCTAATGTAATTTTAGGACTAAGCACTATATTTAGATCTCCACCGAATAATAAAGTATGCCCATAATCAATTTTGGCAAAATCAAAATTTCTTGATGCATTATATATTAAACCAGAATAAATAGAATAAACAACTGGATCGCTATATCCTTTTAATGTTCCTTTTAATAAAAATGATTTAAAATAAAAATGTTTACTATCTTTATTAGCTCTTTCATTTTGTATAACTGCAGATTGTAAAGTAATCATAGGTATTAAATTGTTTATTTTATCTGCTCTATAATTAAATCCGATCCAAGAAGAATCAAATTGTGTCCTAGATTCGCTCTTTGGATCAAGTGTAAAATAATTGATATACTCATTTCTTATGTAGCTTCCGCCAAATGAAGTCAAAATATCCAATTTGTCATCTATGGCATACATAAATATCTGATTCAAACTGGCTTGTTTTGTATCATCCCATACAACAGGATCGCCTTGTATAGTTATAGATGGGTAATCTGTATATGTATTTGGATTACCAGAACTAAGCAGTGAAAAAGTAGTTATACTTCTAAGACCAATTTGTCTTTTAAATAAGCTATCAATTGTTATTGGATCAGATGCTAAAGCCAAACAAGGCAATAATACAAATAATACTTTTCTCATGTTGTTATACCTTTAAATTTAATTTTGCTAGTTGCTTTAATATCTCAAGCTCCGTCTTGCCATTATCAAATTCGCTTTTCTAAAAATCTTATCTTTAAATATTGAGCTATTTTGACATAAAATATATTAAAATATAATTTAATAATATTATTAATGGTTGTATTTAAACTCAATAATATCTACTCAACATTTTAAGTATAGGTTTAGCTAGTTCTAGCCCTTTAGATCGGTGCGAAATTTGAAGCTTGATACTCTCATCAATCTGCCCTATAGTCTTATCAAATCCATCAGGAATAAACATAAAATCATACCCAAAGCCATTATCCCCAAGCTCTCTATCGATGACTTCTCCATACATAAATCCATGGACGCCATATCTGCCATATTTAGAGCCAATACCAATACAAGCAGTATAAAATGCCTTAGAGTGGCTTAAGCCTAATTTTTTTAACTCGCTAATCAATTTTGCTCTATTACTAGCATCACTAGCCCCATCACCACTATATCTAGCTGAGTAAATCCCAGGGGCAAAGCCTAGTGCTTCTACGCTTATCCCACTATCATCGCTTAGGGCTATACACTCATTTTCTAAGCCAAGCTCTTTGATTTTATCATACACAGCATCTGCTTTTATCATAGCATTTTCATAAAAGCTCTTGCCATACTCTTGTATCTCAAAGGGCTTACATATATCGCCTAAAGCCAAAACTTCAAATTTATTATAATAAGCCTTAATCTCTCTTACCTTATCCATATTATTTGTGGCTAAAACTATCTTCATCCAACTCTCCTATTTAGAATTTTTCTAACCCAAAATGCCACCGCACCCATCAAAACCACAAGGAGTAGGGCTAGCCAAAACTCATAGCTTTTATAGTTTGTTATGTTGCTTCCTAAATTTATAAATAGCACCGCACTAATTAATTTGCCAAGCACCCCGGCAATGATAAATTTAACAAAATCAAACCTCAACGCCCCAGCCATGTAATTCACAACATTATAAGGGACAATTGGTATTAATCTAAGCAAAATTATTAGACTAAATTCATCCTTACAAAATTTATTTTTAACTCTCTCAAATTTAGCAGTGTCAAAAGCCCCACTAAAATATCTTGCGATAAAATACATTATAGCTGAGTTTATCCCAACCCCTATCATCGCACAGATTAAAGCCTCCCAAAAGCCCAAAATCGCCCCACCACCAATAGCCAAAATCCCAGCCGGAAATAAAAATATAGGCAAAATTACCCAAAATCCGATATAAATCGCCCAGCCAAATTTGCCATAATCGCTCATAAATTCGCTTAAATTTTGCTGATTAAAACTAGATAAAATCACCACACAAAAAATTATAAAAAATATAAATAAAATTAATCTCATATTTTCTCTGTAAAAAATCATAATTCTAGCCAAATTTACCAAAATTTGATAATAAATTTAAGCATATTTAGATAAAATTCAGCCCAATTAATATCAAATTTGGATTTTGGATGAATCTTTTTGCTAGATATAGTTCGTTTATATATTTTAAATATTTTTTTATCATATTTATCTCTTTGATTGGATTTTATGTAGTTATCGATACACTAACTAATCTAAAAAATCTCCCAAGTAGTGCTAATTTACAGCTTATTTATGTTAGTTTGACTGCGTTAATTTCAGTTAATTATATCTTGCCAATATCTTTGGTTTTAGCGTTGATTGTAACTATGATTAATCTCATTCGCTCCAATGAATTAGTGAGCTTTTACGCTTTAGGAGTTAGTAAAAACCGCCTAATAATGCCGATTTTTACCATTGCTTTGGCTATTAGTTTTGGATATATTGGACTATGCTTTACCCAATTTGCCTATGCTAAAGAGCGTCAAGAGTCGCTTGAGGATTTTCAAAGTTTTGAGAGATTTACTAACTGGATATTTTTGCGATTTGAGAATAAATTTATATATATTGATAAGCTTTTTGGGGATAAACAAAGTGCTAAAGATATAAAAATATTTGATATGAATGGCAGTCAAATTCTATCCCAAATCATCGCTAAAGAGGGTAGCTATAAGGATAATATCTGGATTTTAAAAGATAATACTATTATCACTTTACCACAAGATATTAAGCTAGGTGGCAGTGGACTTGAGATTAAAAATTTAGATGAGATAGTCGCACTTAATAACTTCCGCCCACGCATAATAGAGAGTATAAAAAATAGCGATAATCTCTACTCTATTGGCGATGCTATCGATGCTATTAGGACTTTTAAAAACGAAAATATCAATATAACTAAAATCAAATCCACACTATACTCAATGATATTTTTCCCGCTTTTTGCCCCGTTTATGATATTGATATTATACTACTATATGCCACTTACTGGGAGATTTGCGAGTTTGGCAATTGCTAGCTTTATATCGATTTTTGTATCGCTTTGTGTTTGGGGGGTGCTATTTTTATTAGTGCGAATTAGTATTAATGGTGCAATAGCTGCTGAATTTGGGATAATTTTACCAATTATTATATTAATGCTATTTGCTGGATATAAGGTATATAAGAATAGATAAATTCATCTTATTAAGCCAAAATTTTATAAAATATAAGTATCATAATAGGCAAATTAACTAGGTGAATTGTGGAATTTGTAAATTATCTTGGGCAAGAAAATGTAGTTACATTTTTTTTACTTCTTGTTAGAACTGGTGCTTTGATGGTGTTTTTCCCATTTTTTAACCATTTACAAATTCCAGTTGTCATCAAAGCCACGCTCTCATTTATGCTTACTCTTTACTTATTTCCACTTGCCCCACAGGTAAATCTTGATGGATTAAACATTCAGTATTTGATCTTAGAGGCCTTAGCAGAGATTATGCTTGGGCTGTGTGCGGGGCTATTTTTGACCTTGGTTTTTGGTGCGGTGCAGTTAGCTGGAGAGCAAATTTCGATGATTATGGGCTTTTCGATGGCTACGGTTATTGATCCACAAAGTGGAATTAATGCTCCACTAATCTCAAATATCTTAAATTTGATTGTGTTGCTAGCTTTTTTACTATTTGATGGGCATCATTTGATACTATATTTTTTAGCTTATGGGCTTGAGTTTATCCCTCTTGGCGGATTTTATCCTGAGCAAAATATCATTAAATACGCAGCTCAAGGTATGGTAAATCTCTTTTTATACGGCTTTATCATCTCATTTCCTATTTTAGCTCTTACTTTAATGTCAGATTTAATATTTGGAATGCTTATGAAAACCATGCCGCAATTTAATCTACTTGTAGTTGGCTATCCTATTAAAATTACCATCGCATTTGTGGTATTGATGGCTATACTTGCTGTGATTGTGAAGGTTTTTACAACGCTAATGATGAAGGTTTTAAATGATTTACCAAGTTTATTTTACTAAATAAAGCAATACATAATGAAAAATTTCGTAAAATAACGCAAATTTTTTAAGGTGTCATCTATGAAAGTAATTTTGCTAAATAACAACCCAGCAGTTTCAAAGCTTATAAGTGTGAGTTTAAATAAACTAGGATATGAATTTGTAGAGATTGATAATTTAGAAACTCTAGCTAGTGATAATGCTGATTTGATTATATGTGATAGTGGGCTTTATGATAATCAGGTAGATTACTTACAATATGCTAAAAATCAGCTATTTTTACTCCCTAGAAATAGATCTGATGAGTATAATCTACCAAAAGAGCAGATACTACAAAAACCATTTTTGCCAACTGATTTTATAGATATGATAAATGGAATTTTAAAAGCTACTCCTATGGAGATTAAGCCTACAAAACAAGAGTTAAATAAGCCTAATGATGGTATAAAAATAGGCAATGAATTTGGAGAAATTCAAGATATAGATGATATGAAATTTGACTCTGGCGATGATCTTAGCGATTTTGCTGATTTTAGCGATGATGAGCTACTAGATCATGATGGTGAAATAGAAGAGAAATTTGTAGAAAATGAAGTAAAAGAGCTAAAAGATGAGGATTTAGGGCAAGCCACAGATGAAATTAGTGATGATATCAGCCATATAGATGAGATTAGCGACCATACTGGTGGGAGCATAGATGAATTTAGCGAAATTAGCGATGATGAGATCAATGAAGTCAAAGATAAATTTGCTCAGATTGATGATATTAATAGCAATGATGATATACAAGCTATAGATGAGACCAAAGATGAATTTAGCGGTATAGATGAAGTTAGTGATAATAGCGGCGATATTCAAGTGATAGATGAAGTTAAAGATGAATTTGCTCAGATTGATGATATTAATAGCAATGATGATATACAAGCTATAGATGAGATTAGCGACCATACTGGTGGGAGCATAGACGAATTTAGCGAAATTGATGATGGAATTAGCGAGATTATTGATGAGATTAAAGATGATAAAATTAAAGAAATTAGCGATGATGAAGCAATTAACACTAGCGAAATTAAAGATAATGATGATAAGCCAAGCATCCAAGATATAACAAATGAGTATAAAAATATAGAACTTGATATATCTGCATTAGATGATTTGCCAGATGATGAAGTAAAATCTGAGCCCACAATAGAGGTTGAAGAGGTCAAAGAGCCAAAAGAGATTGATGATCTAGACTATACAGAGAATTTAGATAAGCTAAGCGATATGCTTGATGAGATAGATAATATGGATTGTAAGGATGAGGGTGTGAGTCAAACTATAGAAAATGAAGCTAAAATCGCTGATTTAAGTAGCTCTTATAAGGCTAATACAATTGATGAGATAGATGAAGTGGCGATTAAAGCAGCTTTAAATGAGGATATTAGCCAAACGCTAGAAGAGACTAAGTTGGTAAAATCAGATGAAACCACTAGTGAAAATGAGAACAAAGATGAATTAGCTAAGGTTTTAGCTACACAAATTAGCGATGAAATTAGTAAAGCTTTAAGTAGTAGTGCGTTAAAAGATATATTAAAAGATATTAATATTAATGTAAATATTAGTTTTAAAGGCGATAAATGAAAGGTCAAATTCTAATAATTAGCGGTCCTAGCGGAAGCGGTAAAAGCACGCTATTGTCTCGTTTAATGAGTGAATTTGACAATATATATTTTTCTATATCTAGCACCACAAGGATGCCACGAGATGGCGAACAAGATGGGGTTGATTATAATTTTATTAGTGTTGATGAGTTTAAAAAAGGAATTGATGAGGGTAAATTTTTAGAGTGGGCAAATGTGCATAAAAACTACTATGGCACCAGTCTTGAGCCGGTAGAAAAAGCACTAAAAGATGGTAAAATAGTGATATTTGATATTGATGTGCAAGGCTTTTATCTAGTTATGAAGAAGTATAGTAGCATTATCACATCTGTATTTATAACTACAAAAGATAGATATGAGCTTAAAAGACGCCTTATAAATCGAGGTAGTGATGACGCTCAAACTATAGAAAATAGGCTATTTAACGCAGCTACAGAGATAGCTCATATCGGCGAGTATGACTATCTAATAATCAACGAAAATATAGATAAATCATATGATTGTCTAAAATCTATATTTGTCTCTATGGGCTCAAAGAGCCAAAGTTTTGATATTAATGAAGTTATAGAGAGTTGGAATGAGTGTTAAATTTAAGATTTTTAAGGTAGAATTTACAATTTAATTTAAGGAGAGAATTATGGGTAGTATGAGTATAAGTCATTGGTTGATTGTGTTGGCAATTATTGTTTTATTATTTGGTGCAAAGAAAATTCCAGAACTAGCAAAAGGCATGGGTAAAGGGATAAAAAGCTTCAAAAAAGAGATGGAAGATGATACGCCATTAGAGCAAATTCAAAAGAGCGAAGAGACAACTCAAGCCAAAAAAGATGAGTCTCAAAAGAGTGCCTAATGAGTGCCAAAGATACGCTAAAAAGCGAGATAAGCACCATTTTAGGGCGTGAAGTTATAGTAGAAAAACCAAAAGATAAGATGTTAGCTCACTATGCTACGCCACTTGCTTTTAGTCTAGCAAAAGAGTTAAGAAAGTCCCCAGTTGCTATAGCTGATGAGATGGCGAAAAAATTTAATTCGCCAAATTATGAGGTGAGTGCTGTAAATGGATATATAAATTTCAAATTAAGTGGCGAATTTTTAAATTCCCTAGCTGATAAGGCACTACAAAGTGGAGAAAAATTTGGCTCTAAAGAGATTAAAAATCCTAAAAGCATATTTTTAGAGTATATCAGTGCTAATCCTACTGGTCCATTGCATATAGGCCATGTGCGTGGTGCTGTTTATGGTGATACATTAGCTAGAGTGGCTAGACATATTGGTATGGGCGTGCATACTGAGTATTATATAAATGATGCTGGTAATCAAATAGACCTACTTGGTATCTCTATCTCTCTTAGGGCGCGTGAAATTTTGTTTAATGAAAGTGTAGAGTATCCGCCAAAGTATTATAGGGGAGATTATATTGATGAGTTAGCTAAGGAGGCTTATGAGAGATTTGGTAAGGATATTTTTGACTCCAGTCGCAACCTTGAATTAGCTGAATTTGCTAAGGATAGGGTACTTGAGATTATAAAAAAAGATCTAGCAGACGCTGGCATTACTATCGATAATTGGGCGAGTGAGAAATCTTATTATAGTGAGTTAGAGCCAACTCTTAAGCGTTTAGAAAAAAGCGGTGAAATATATAAAAAAGATGAAACAACCTATATCGCTTCTACTAAGCTTGGCGATGATAGTGATAGGGTTGTCGTGCGAAGTGATGGTCGCCCTACATATCTAGCTGGTGATATAATCTATCATAATATTAAATTTTCTAATGAATATGATACTTATATAAATATTTGGGGTGCTGACCATCACGGCTATATCGCTAGATTAAAGGCTGCTATACATTTTCTTGGTTATGATGAGAGTAAGCTTGAAGTGATTTTAATGCAGATGGTAAGCCTTTTAAAAGATGGTAAGCCTTTTAAAATGAGTAAGAGAGCTGGGACTTCTGTGCTGATGAGTGATATTTTAGCTGAGATTGGTAGTGATGCTTTGAGATTTATATTTATCTCTAAGGCTAACAGCTCAAGCCTTGAGTTTGATATTGATGAGTTAAAAAAGCAAGATAGCTCAAATCCAGTATTTTATATCAACTACGCCCACGCTAGAATAAATCAGATTTTTACAAAAGCGGGTAAAACCCCTGCAGATGTAGCTAATGTATCTTTAGCAAATTTAAGCGATGAGGGTAAAAATCTGCTATTTGAAGCACTGATTATGCCTGAAATTTTAGAAGATGCACTAAACCAAAGAAGTTTGCATAAAATCCCAGATTATCTAAAATTCCTTAGTGCGAGTTTTCATAAATTCTATAATGAAAATAGGGTTGTAGGTAGCCAAAATGAGAATGAGCTTTTAAAGCTATTTAGCGTTGTAGCGCTAAGTATCAAAGTGGCGTTAAATTTAATGGGGATAAAAGCTAAAGATATAATGGAAAATTAAGCGAATTTAAGCCAAATTAGATTAATTTCTATTTGGCTTAAGCTAGATTTACTTAGATTTTATATTTAGCTCTTTTAAGAACTCTTCGATATTGTATTTTGCTCTATAAGTCTCACTCATAAGGTGGATCATTATATCTCCTAGGTCTATTACTATCCAGTCATCGCTACTTTCTACACCTAAGAACTCCTCCCCAACTGGCTTTAGCTCACTTTTTAAATCATCAAGCAAGGCAAATCCGTGCCTTGGGGCTAAAGTGGTTGCTACAACTACAAATTTACTAAGATAATCTCTACCTTGCATATCTATAATTTCGATATTTTCAGCCTTTTTATCATCTAATATTTTAACAATTCTATTTACTCTATTTTGCATTTGTATCCTTGTAAAATTTTTTAACACTATCTAAAATAGTATTTGGAATTTGGTCGAAATCCAGCTTGGACTTAATCTTTGAAGATGAGATTTTAACATTTATATCCAGTTTTTGCAAATTTGGCTTAATTTCAATCCCATCTCTGCTAGCTACTACAAAGCTTACAATTTTATCAAGCTCATCAAATTTATGCCATTTATGCAGATTTTCTAGCTGGTCAGCGCCGATTATTAGATAAATTTTATTAGCGTTTAATTTATCTTTAAAGTATTTAACGCTATCTATAGTATAAACTGCTTTGTTTTGACGAATTTCATAGTCGCTTACTATGATTTTGCTATCTAAATTTAGCCACAAATCCTTACACCACTCAAGCCTTAGAAGCGGCGGCGCACTAAATTTACTCTTAAATGGGCTTAGAAATGTTGGAATAATGATAAGTTTATCAATATTTAAACTATTTAACGCTGATTTTACAATCATATCATGACCAAAATGCGGTGGGTCGAAACTTCCACCAAAAATGGCTATATTCAATTTTTTTTAACCTTTTTTTTAGTAAAATAAGCCCTAATTATACCCAAAAAAGGATAAAAATGGCACTTAAAATAGCAATCAATGGCTTTGGAAGAATTGGCAGATGTGCTGCTAGGATTATACTTAATAACCCAGCAGAGTATGAATTATCTATTATTAACGACACTGCTGAGCGTAAAATGACTAGGTATTTGCTAAAGTATGATACCGTTCATGGCGAATTTAATCAAGATGTAGAGGTCTTAAATGATGACTATATCGCTATTAATGGTAAAAAAATTAGAGTTTATAGCACACGAGATATAAATGATATGGATTTAAGTGGAATAGATGTAGTATTAGAGTGCACAGGTAAATTTCTAACAAAAGAGAAGTGCCAAGCCTACATCGCAAGAGGCGCTAAAAAAGTAGTTATGAGTGCTCCTGCTAAAGATGATACTCCAACATTTGTTTTAGGTGTAAATTCAGATAAATACGAAGGTCAAACCATCATATCAAATGCTAGTTGCACCACCAACTGCCTTGGTCCAGTAACTAGAGTATTAGAAGATCTTTATGGCATAAAAAAGGGCTTAATGACTACAATCCACGCCTACACAAACGGCCAAAGTCTAGTAGATGTAAAATGTAGAGATTTTAGACGCTCTAGAGCAGCAGCGGTAAATATGATCCCTACAAGCACAGGAGCAGCAAAGGCTATGAAGTTAGTAATGCCTAGCCTAGATGGCAAACTTCACGGACAAAGCGTTAGAGTTCCTGTGCCAAATGTATCGATTGTGGATTTGACCGCTGTGCTTGAGAAAAATGTAACAAAAGATGAGCTAAATAGTGCATTTGTAGAGGCTAGTAAGGGTAGTTTAAAAGGCATTATGGCAGTAGATTTTGATGAGAGGGTTAGTGGAGATTTTATCACTTCTAGCTACTCAAGTATAGTCGCAGCTGA encodes:
- a CDS encoding non-canonical purine NTP pyrophosphatase is translated as MKIVLATNNMDKVREIKAYYNKFEVLALGDICKPFEIQEYGKSFYENAMIKADAVYDKIKELGLENECIALSDDSGISVEALGFAPGIYSARYSGDGASDASNRAKLISELKKLGLSHSKAFYTACIGIGSKYGRYGVHGFMYGEVIDRELGDNGFGYDFMFIPDGFDKTIGQIDESIKLQISHRSKGLELAKPILKMLSRYY
- a CDS encoding TVP38/TMEM64 family protein: MRLILFIFFIIFCVVILSSFNQQNLSEFMSDYGKFGWAIYIGFWVILPIFLFPAGILAIGGGAILGFWEALICAMIGVGINSAIMYFIARYFSGAFDTAKFERVKNKFCKDEFSLIILLRLIPIVPYNVVNYMAGALRFDFVKFIIAGVLGKLISAVLFINLGSNITNYKSYEFWLALLLVVLMGAVAFWVRKILNRRVG
- a CDS encoding LptF/LptG family permease, which gives rise to MNLFARYSSFIYFKYFFIIFISLIGFYVVIDTLTNLKNLPSSANLQLIYVSLTALISVNYILPISLVLALIVTMINLIRSNELVSFYALGVSKNRLIMPIFTIALAISFGYIGLCFTQFAYAKERQESLEDFQSFERFTNWIFLRFENKFIYIDKLFGDKQSAKDIKIFDMNGSQILSQIIAKEGSYKDNIWILKDNTIITLPQDIKLGGSGLEIKNLDEIVALNNFRPRIIESIKNSDNLYSIGDAIDAIRTFKNENINITKIKSTLYSMIFFPLFAPFMILILYYYMPLTGRFASLAIASFISIFVSLCVWGVLFLLVRISINGAIAAEFGIILPIIILMLFAGYKVYKNR
- the fliR gene encoding flagellar biosynthetic protein FliR; the encoded protein is MEFVNYLGQENVVTFFLLLVRTGALMVFFPFFNHLQIPVVIKATLSFMLTLYLFPLAPQVNLDGLNIQYLILEALAEIMLGLCAGLFLTLVFGAVQLAGEQISMIMGFSMATVIDPQSGINAPLISNILNLIVLLAFLLFDGHHLILYFLAYGLEFIPLGGFYPEQNIIKYAAQGMVNLFLYGFIISFPILALTLMSDLIFGMLMKTMPQFNLLVVGYPIKITIAFVVLMAILAVIVKVFTTLMMKVLNDLPSLFY
- the gmk gene encoding guanylate kinase, which codes for MKGQILIISGPSGSGKSTLLSRLMSEFDNIYFSISSTTRMPRDGEQDGVDYNFISVDEFKKGIDEGKFLEWANVHKNYYGTSLEPVEKALKDGKIVIFDIDVQGFYLVMKKYSSIITSVFITTKDRYELKRRLINRGSDDAQTIENRLFNAATEIAHIGEYDYLIINENIDKSYDCLKSIFVSMGSKSQSFDINEVIESWNEC
- the tatA gene encoding twin-arginine translocase TatA/TatE family subunit, with translation MGSMSISHWLIVLAIIVLLFGAKKIPELAKGMGKGIKSFKKEMEDDTPLEQIQKSEETTQAKKDESQKSA
- the argS gene encoding arginine--tRNA ligase, with the translated sequence MSAKDTLKSEISTILGREVIVEKPKDKMLAHYATPLAFSLAKELRKSPVAIADEMAKKFNSPNYEVSAVNGYINFKLSGEFLNSLADKALQSGEKFGSKEIKNPKSIFLEYISANPTGPLHIGHVRGAVYGDTLARVARHIGMGVHTEYYINDAGNQIDLLGISISLRAREILFNESVEYPPKYYRGDYIDELAKEAYERFGKDIFDSSRNLELAEFAKDRVLEIIKKDLADAGITIDNWASEKSYYSELEPTLKRLEKSGEIYKKDETTYIASTKLGDDSDRVVVRSDGRPTYLAGDIIYHNIKFSNEYDTYINIWGADHHGYIARLKAAIHFLGYDESKLEVILMQMVSLLKDGKPFKMSKRAGTSVLMSDILAEIGSDALRFIFISKANSSSLEFDIDELKKQDSSNPVFYINYAHARINQIFTKAGKTPADVANVSLANLSDEGKNLLFEALIMPEILEDALNQRSLHKIPDYLKFLSASFHKFYNENRVVGSQNENELLKLFSVVALSIKVALNLMGIKAKDIMEN
- the rsfS gene encoding ribosome silencing factor — encoded protein: MQNRVNRIVKILDDKKAENIEIIDMQGRDYLSKFVVVATTLAPRHGFALLDDLKSELKPVGEEFLGVESSDDWIVIDLGDIMIHLMSETYRAKYNIEEFLKELNIKSK
- the nadD gene encoding nicotinate (nicotinamide) nucleotide adenylyltransferase; protein product: MNIAIFGGSFDPPHFGHDMIVKSALNSLNIDKLIIIPTFLSPFKSKFSAPPLLRLEWCKDLWLNLDSKIIVSDYEIRQNKAVYTIDSVKYFKDKLNANKIYLIIGADQLENLHKWHKFDELDKIVSFVVASRDGIEIKPNLQKLDINVKISSSKIKSKLDFDQIPNTILDSVKKFYKDTNAK
- the gap gene encoding type I glyceraldehyde-3-phosphate dehydrogenase, which translates into the protein MALKIAINGFGRIGRCAARIILNNPAEYELSIINDTAERKMTRYLLKYDTVHGEFNQDVEVLNDDYIAINGKKIRVYSTRDINDMDLSGIDVVLECTGKFLTKEKCQAYIARGAKKVVMSAPAKDDTPTFVLGVNSDKYEGQTIISNASCTTNCLGPVTRVLEDLYGIKKGLMTTIHAYTNGQSLVDVKCRDFRRSRAAAVNMIPTSTGAAKAMKLVMPSLDGKLHGQSVRVPVPNVSIVDLTAVLEKNVTKDELNSAFVEASKGSLKGIMAVDFDERVSGDFITSSYSSIVAADLTQVICGDMIKVMAWYDNEWGYSNRLVEMAKFISEK